The proteins below are encoded in one region of bacterium:
- a CDS encoding ribose-phosphate pyrophosphokinase (catalyzes the formation of 5-phospho-alpha-D-ribose 1-phosphate from D-ribose 5-phosphate and ATP), translating to LTPEKRLDKIEVLTVAPLFAEAIRRQHCHESISSLFDD from the coding sequence CTTACGCCTGAAAAGCGCCTTGATAAGATTGAAGTGCTGACAGTTGCCCCTCTCTTTGCCGAGGCTATACGCCGACAGCACTGTCACGAATCAATCAGTTCATTATTCGAT